The Amycolatopsis sp. NBC_01480 genome segment CAGTAATGAAAGACATTCCCCCAGAGATCCTGGACATCGAGCATGACCGTCGAGCCGGTCCCGCCGTCACAGTGCCGGTACTCACCCCCGCCGAGGTAACCGCAGGCTTCCGCAGTCGACGCCGGCTTAGTCGGCTGCGCAACGGCGGCTGAGGCCTGCCCGGCGGCTGTGCCTCCGAGTACCAGAGCCGTGAAACCGACGATCGCTGAGTTCCGAAAGACTCCAATTTTGGACATAGTTCCCTCCCCGAAATAAACTGAAGAATTTTCACGAATCGATGAGAACAGTTGCTCGGCGATCAGACGATCGCGAATCCGAGGTCGATCACGGTGCCTCCGTTCCAGGGTGAGACGGCCAGTCCTTCTCGCTCTCGCTGCGTTCGGGACCGGCCGCCTCTACTTCCGTTCCGGCGCCGGATGGCCGGGACACCACCGGTCTAGCTGGGCAAGTCCGACTGAGTGCAATGTAAGTAGCCGGGTGAGCCTGGACTCACACGACAGTTCTTCACCCGTCTGGCCGAATGTGTCTCCGCGATGCAACGGGTTCGCCCGTTGCGGGGACCGGTGAGAAGTTGCTCATGGTAAGCACGCTGATGTGAATAACTGGGACGTGCCCTACCGGCAGAGCGTGCACGAAGCGCTGGCGGTGCTCAGCGGCCAATGGACCGTCGCAGTTCTCGCGACCCTCGCCCTCGGCGAGCGGCAGTTCTCCGACTTGCTCTCCGAGGTGAACGCGACCGAGGAACGGGTTGGCTGGCTCTCGCACCCGAAGCCGCTGACCGCGCGCGTGCTGACCGACACCGTTCGCCGGCTCCAAGGCCATGGTCTCGTCGAACGCCGCGCAGAGGGCACCCAGTTCAGCGCGGTCCACTACCAGCTCACCGCGGAGGGACGGACCCTGCTGAGCGCGCTTCGACCGCTCGCCAGCTGGGCGCAGCAACACCGCGAACCGGCACCGGCCTGCCCGCAAGGGAACTGAGCTATCGCGCCTCGACCACGCGAACCTGGTTGC includes the following:
- a CDS encoding winged helix-turn-helix transcriptional regulator, giving the protein MNNWDVPYRQSVHEALAVLSGQWTVAVLATLALGERQFSDLLSEVNATEERVGWLSHPKPLTARVLTDTVRRLQGHGLVERRAEGTQFSAVHYQLTAEGRTLLSALRPLASWAQQHREPAPACPQGN
- a CDS encoding DUF6355 family natural product biosynthesis protein; its protein translation is MSKIGVFRNSAIVGFTALVLGGTAAGQASAAVAQPTKPASTAEACGYLGGGEYRHCDGGTGSTVMLDVQDLWGNVFHYCVGPGVTNVQPVIRWRVRDAWWNGGVGCQPGYYGPA